The following are from one region of the Hydrogenophaga sp. BPS33 genome:
- a CDS encoding UDP-glucose 4-epimerase family protein, translating to MTLLVTGANGFVGKALCREAMARDMLVRAAQRDPVSVQDDVDTVSVGAIHAQTPWAEALRDVRTVLHTAARVHVMHDPASDPLSAFRETNTNGTLHLARQAAQAGVRRFVFVSSIKVNGEHTTPGRRFSAHDSPAPQDPYGISKHEAEEGLRQIARETGLEVVIVRPPLVYGPGVKANFASLLRAVRRGLPLPLGAATDNQRSLVALDNLVDLLITCIDHAAAANQTFLVSDGEDLSTADLVRRMGKALGTPARLLPVPTSLLKLGATALGKGDVAQRLLGNLQVDIAHTRDTLGWAPPIGVDEGLRRAAAPQVSR from the coding sequence ATGACGCTGTTGGTCACCGGTGCAAATGGCTTCGTGGGTAAAGCGCTGTGCCGGGAGGCCATGGCGCGCGACATGTTGGTGCGCGCCGCCCAGCGCGACCCGGTATCGGTGCAGGACGACGTCGACACCGTGTCCGTGGGCGCCATCCACGCGCAAACGCCATGGGCCGAGGCGCTACGGGACGTGCGCACAGTCCTCCACACCGCAGCCCGCGTGCATGTCATGCACGACCCCGCCAGCGATCCGCTCTCAGCGTTTCGCGAGACCAACACGAACGGTACGCTGCATCTGGCGCGCCAGGCTGCGCAGGCCGGCGTGCGCCGCTTCGTCTTCGTCAGTTCCATCAAGGTCAACGGCGAACACACCACACCCGGCCGCCGCTTCTCCGCCCACGACAGCCCCGCCCCCCAGGACCCCTACGGCATCTCCAAACACGAAGCCGAAGAAGGCCTGCGCCAGATCGCGCGCGAAACCGGCCTGGAAGTGGTCATCGTTCGCCCGCCCCTGGTCTACGGCCCCGGGGTCAAGGCCAACTTCGCCAGCCTCTTGCGTGCCGTGCGGCGCGGCCTTCCTCTGCCACTGGGCGCGGCTACGGACAACCAGCGCAGCCTGGTCGCGCTCGACAACCTCGTCGACCTGCTCATCACCTGCATCGACCACGCCGCCGCCGCGAACCAGACCTTTCTGGTCAGCGATGGCGAAGACCTCTCCACCGCCGACCTGGTTCGCCGCATGGGCAAGGCCCTGGGCACACCGGCCCGCCTGCTGCCGGTGCCGACAAGCCTGCTCAAACTGGGTGCCACAGCCTTGGGCAAAGGCGACGTCGCTCAACGCCTGCTCGGCAACCTCCAAGTCGACATCGCCCACACCCGCGACACGTTGGGCTGGGCGCCACCCATCGGCGTCGACGAAGGTCTTCGCCGCGCCGCTGCCCCTCAGGTGTCTCGATGA
- a CDS encoding glycosyltransferase family 4 protein: MKILVVSQYFWPENFRINDLVKEWLGRGHEVTVLTGKPNYPGGQVFPEFASDPTTFGHFEGAKIHRVPMLTRSQGALRLVLNYLSFVLGACIWGPWHLRGDRFDVVFVFEPSPITVGIPAVLLGKLKRAPVVLWVLDLWPETLAAVGVVRSPHLLRLVGHLVSFIYNRCALVLGQSRAFLGSIARYCRDGSKIRYFPSWAENLFQQTDVPKAPEVPEAENIFTIVFAGNVGDAQDFPAILDAAERLRDHDGVRWLIVGDGRRSAWVRDEVVRRRLGHRVFLIGRFPVERMPSFYAHADALIASLKPDPTFSMTIPGKVQSYLLAGKPILGMLDGEGAAAIESAGAGLVCPAGDARGLARAVEKMAAMTPAERHAMGARGRQFAEQEFDRARLMDRLLDFFAEVSPADAPRRGPR; the protein is encoded by the coding sequence GTGAAAATCCTTGTCGTCAGCCAGTATTTCTGGCCTGAGAATTTCCGGATCAACGATCTCGTGAAGGAATGGCTGGGACGCGGACATGAGGTCACCGTGCTCACCGGCAAGCCGAACTACCCGGGCGGTCAGGTGTTCCCCGAATTCGCCAGCGACCCGACGACGTTCGGCCACTTCGAAGGCGCGAAGATTCACCGGGTACCCATGTTGACTCGCTCCCAAGGTGCTCTGCGCTTGGTGCTCAACTACCTAAGCTTCGTGTTGGGCGCCTGTATATGGGGACCGTGGCATCTACGAGGCGATCGCTTCGACGTGGTCTTTGTGTTCGAACCATCGCCTATCACCGTGGGCATTCCTGCGGTGCTTCTAGGCAAGCTCAAGCGCGCGCCCGTGGTCTTGTGGGTGCTGGACCTCTGGCCCGAAACCTTGGCAGCGGTGGGGGTTGTACGCTCTCCGCACCTCTTGCGTCTGGTCGGCCATCTGGTGAGCTTCATCTACAACCGCTGTGCGCTGGTGCTGGGCCAGTCGCGCGCTTTCCTGGGCAGTATCGCCCGCTATTGTCGCGATGGATCGAAAATCCGCTACTTCCCGAGCTGGGCGGAAAACCTGTTCCAACAGACCGACGTACCCAAGGCGCCGGAGGTGCCCGAGGCGGAGAACATCTTTACCATTGTGTTCGCAGGCAACGTGGGCGATGCGCAAGACTTCCCCGCCATTCTGGATGCGGCCGAGCGTCTGCGCGATCACGACGGCGTGCGCTGGTTGATCGTGGGGGATGGCCGGCGCTCGGCGTGGGTCAGAGACGAGGTTGTGCGTCGAAGGCTGGGGCACCGCGTGTTCCTGATCGGCCGCTTCCCGGTCGAGCGCATGCCATCGTTTTACGCGCACGCCGACGCGCTCATCGCATCGCTCAAACCCGACCCGACCTTCAGCATGACGATCCCGGGCAAAGTGCAGTCGTATCTGCTGGCGGGTAAACCCATTCTGGGCATGCTGGATGGCGAAGGAGCTGCGGCCATCGAAAGCGCCGGAGCCGGCCTGGTGTGCCCCGCCGGCGATGCGCGAGGCCTGGCCCGGGCGGTCGAAAAGATGGCCGCGATGACACCCGCCGAACGGCACGCCATGGGCGCCCGCGGCCGACAGTTTGCCGAACAAGAATTCGATCGAGCACGCCTGATGGATCGGCTGCTGGACTTCTTCGCCGAAGTGAGCCCGGCCGATGCCCCACGGAGGGGCCCGCGATGA
- the wecB gene encoding non-hydrolyzing UDP-N-acetylglucosamine 2-epimerase, with protein sequence MTPKKLKVMTVLGTRPEIIRLSRVLAQLDKHCEHVLVHTGQNYDYELNQVFFDDLGIRKPDHFLNSATNAASAAETIGNLIGAVDRVLLQEQPDAMLVLGDTNSCLSVIPAKKRKVPIFHMEAGNRCFDQRVPEETNRRIVDHTADINLTYSSIAREYLLREGLPPDQVIKTGSPMYEVLTHYRPRIEASGVLPRLGLEKARYFVVSAHREENIEPEVSFHKLVAVLNGLAELYALPVIVSTHPRTQKRIDALGVRFHDRVQLLKPMGFMDYNHLQLNAKAVLSDSGTISEESSILNFPALNIREAHERPEGMEEAAVMMVGLELERVLQALAILESQPRGQERLIRLVADYSMPNVSDKVIRILHSYTDYVNRVVWKK encoded by the coding sequence ATGACTCCCAAGAAGCTCAAGGTCATGACCGTACTGGGCACCCGCCCGGAAATCATCCGCCTCTCGCGGGTGCTGGCCCAACTGGACAAGCACTGCGAGCATGTGCTGGTACACACCGGTCAGAACTACGACTACGAACTCAATCAGGTCTTCTTCGACGACCTCGGCATCCGCAAACCCGACCATTTCCTCAACAGCGCCACGAATGCGGCCAGCGCGGCAGAAACCATTGGCAACCTGATCGGCGCGGTCGACCGCGTGCTGTTGCAGGAGCAACCGGACGCCATGCTGGTGCTGGGAGACACCAACAGCTGCCTCTCCGTCATCCCGGCGAAAAAGCGCAAAGTGCCGATCTTCCATATGGAGGCCGGCAACCGCTGCTTCGACCAGCGCGTGCCCGAAGAAACCAACCGTCGTATCGTGGACCACACCGCCGACATCAACCTGACCTACAGCTCAATCGCCCGCGAATACCTGCTGCGCGAAGGCCTGCCACCGGACCAGGTGATCAAGACCGGCAGTCCGATGTACGAGGTACTCACGCACTACCGCCCCCGTATCGAGGCCTCCGGCGTGCTGCCGCGCCTGGGTTTGGAGAAAGCGCGTTACTTCGTGGTCAGTGCGCACCGCGAGGAGAACATCGAACCGGAGGTGAGTTTCCACAAACTTGTTGCGGTGCTCAACGGCTTGGCCGAGCTCTATGCGTTGCCCGTCATCGTCTCCACGCATCCGCGTACGCAAAAGCGCATTGATGCGCTGGGTGTGCGCTTTCACGACCGTGTTCAACTGCTCAAGCCCATGGGCTTCATGGACTACAACCATCTGCAGTTGAACGCCAAGGCCGTGCTGTCGGACAGCGGCACCATCTCGGAGGAATCCTCCATCCTCAACTTCCCGGCCCTGAACATCCGCGAGGCACACGAGCGGCCCGAAGGCATGGAAGAGGCCGCGGTGATGATGGTCGGCCTGGAGCTCGAGCGCGTGTTGCAGGCGTTGGCCATTCTCGAATCCCAGCCCAGGGGACAGGAACGTCTGATCCGACTGGTGGCCGACTACAGCATGCCCAATGTCTCGGACAAGGTGATCCGCATCCTGCACAGCTACACCGACTATGTGAACCGTGTCGTCTGGAAGAAGTGA
- the wbjC gene encoding UDP-2-acetamido-2,6-beta-L-arabino-hexul-4-ose reductase, translating into MKVLITGANGFIGKNLQLHLRERPGVEVVRFGREHSPAQLPDMLRGVDTVFHLAGVNRPQDPAEFAHGNADLTQALCDAVIAVAQAEGRPINVLFTSSTQAAADSPYGRSKRAAEDAMQRAGQHPLVHAHVFRLPNVFGKWCRPNYNSAVATFCHNIARDLPIRVHDAQAPMTLVYIDDVLQCFLQIMDGADAMSGPDGFSTVQPQYTTTVGDIAQQIQAFHRSRETLVTERVGTGLVRALYATYVSYLPIESFAYTVPRHVDQRGMFVEMLKTPDAGQFSFFTAHAGITRGGHYHHSKTEKFLVIKGQALFRFRHMQSGQTHELVTTGEAPQIVETVPGWTHDITNTGSDEMVVMLWANEIFDRSRPDTYNCPI; encoded by the coding sequence ATGAAGGTGCTGATCACCGGCGCCAACGGCTTCATTGGCAAGAACCTGCAACTCCACCTGCGCGAGCGTCCGGGTGTGGAAGTGGTGCGCTTCGGGCGCGAGCACTCGCCCGCGCAGTTGCCAGACATGCTGCGCGGCGTGGACACCGTGTTCCACCTGGCGGGTGTGAACCGGCCACAGGACCCTGCCGAGTTCGCCCACGGCAATGCAGATCTGACCCAGGCGCTGTGCGACGCCGTGATCGCCGTCGCGCAGGCAGAAGGTCGCCCGATCAACGTGCTGTTCACGTCGTCGACCCAAGCGGCTGCGGACTCTCCCTATGGCCGCAGCAAGCGCGCTGCCGAGGACGCCATGCAACGGGCCGGACAGCATCCGCTGGTGCACGCGCATGTGTTCCGCTTGCCCAACGTGTTCGGCAAATGGTGCCGGCCGAACTACAACTCCGCTGTCGCCACCTTCTGCCACAACATCGCCCGGGATTTACCGATCCGGGTGCACGATGCGCAAGCGCCGATGACCCTGGTCTACATCGACGATGTGCTGCAGTGCTTTCTCCAGATCATGGACGGTGCCGATGCCATGTCGGGTCCGGACGGCTTCTCCACGGTGCAGCCGCAGTACACGACAACGGTAGGCGACATCGCACAGCAGATACAGGCTTTCCACCGCAGCCGCGAAACACTTGTGACGGAGCGGGTGGGCACCGGTCTGGTTCGTGCGCTGTATGCCACGTACGTGAGCTACCTGCCGATCGAGTCGTTCGCGTATACCGTGCCTCGCCACGTAGACCAACGCGGCATGTTCGTGGAGATGCTCAAGACCCCCGATGCGGGTCAGTTCTCGTTCTTCACCGCGCATGCGGGGATCACGCGCGGCGGGCACTACCACCACAGCAAGACCGAGAAGTTTCTGGTCATCAAGGGGCAGGCACTCTTCCGCTTCCGCCACATGCAAAGCGGGCAGACACACGAACTGGTCACCACCGGAGAAGCGCCGCAGATCGTCGAAACCGTGCCGGGCTGGACGCACGACATCACGAATACGGGCTCCGACGAGATGGTGGTCATGCTCTGGGCCAACGAGATCTTCGACCGTAGCCGCCCCGACACGTACAACTGCCCGATCTGA
- a CDS encoding polysaccharide biosynthesis protein: protein MLITGGTGSFGGAVLKRFLSTDIAEIRIFSRDEKKQDDMRKRFAHPKLKFYIGDVRDRHSVATAMRGVDYVFHAAALKQVPSCEFHPMQAVLTNVVGTENVLEAAIAAGVQRVVCLSTDKAVYPINAMGISKAMMEKVMVATSRNLEGSGTVICGTRYGNVMASRGSVIPLFVEQVQAGKPITITDPSMTRFMMTLEDAVDLVLYAFNHGNNGDIFVQKAPAATVEVLAKALLALLGRPDHPVQEMGTRHGEKLYETLLGREEMACAEDMGGYFRVPPDGRDLNYAKFVEEGERRLTQSNHGEDYNSHNTTRLDVAGMKALLLKLDFMQRIARGEAAVAED, encoded by the coding sequence ATGCTCATCACAGGGGGCACCGGCTCGTTCGGCGGCGCGGTGCTCAAGCGTTTCCTGAGCACCGACATCGCCGAGATCCGGATCTTCAGCCGCGATGAGAAAAAGCAGGACGACATGCGCAAACGCTTTGCGCATCCCAAGCTGAAGTTCTACATCGGTGACGTGCGCGATCGCCACAGTGTGGCCACTGCGATGCGCGGCGTCGACTATGTTTTCCATGCGGCAGCGCTCAAGCAGGTGCCCTCGTGCGAGTTCCATCCCATGCAGGCAGTGCTGACCAACGTGGTGGGCACCGAGAATGTGCTGGAAGCCGCGATCGCCGCGGGCGTCCAGCGAGTGGTCTGTCTGAGTACCGACAAAGCCGTCTACCCGATCAACGCCATGGGCATCAGCAAGGCCATGATGGAAAAGGTCATGGTGGCCACCAGCCGCAACCTTGAAGGGTCGGGCACCGTGATCTGTGGCACGCGGTATGGCAACGTGATGGCCTCTCGGGGATCGGTCATTCCTCTGTTTGTCGAGCAGGTTCAGGCCGGCAAGCCGATAACTATCACAGACCCGAGCATGACCCGCTTCATGATGACGCTGGAAGATGCGGTGGACCTGGTGCTCTACGCCTTCAACCATGGGAACAATGGCGACATCTTTGTGCAAAAGGCACCCGCCGCCACCGTTGAGGTGCTGGCGAAAGCGCTGTTGGCGCTGCTTGGCCGCCCCGATCACCCGGTGCAGGAGATGGGCACCCGCCATGGCGAGAAACTCTACGAAACGCTGCTTGGCCGCGAGGAGATGGCCTGCGCCGAGGACATGGGTGGCTATTTCCGGGTGCCACCGGATGGCCGCGACCTGAACTACGCCAAGTTCGTTGAAGAAGGTGAACGCCGCTTGACGCAGAGCAACCATGGCGAGGACTACAACTCGCACAACACCACCCGCCTGGACGTGGCGGGCATGAAAGCGCTGTTGCTCAAGCTGGACTTCATGCAGCGAATCGCGCGGGGAGAAGCCGCTGTCGCGGAGGACTGA
- a CDS encoding class I SAM-dependent methyltransferase, which produces MKRQLKALVNRFPRLKAVLRRLLPSRGVSSHYVELGGAEAAQESSRLRDAWQDNHLPTRQRELVDRQLADYRRGAGIDVFDVLVNALRKLNGQRTPLRVLEIGCSSGYYGEVLQIAGVNASYEGCDYSDSFIALARERYPQWTFQVQDATKLDYPDRSFDVAISGCCLLHIPEYESAVAETARVADRYAIFHRTPVLLGQPNKTFRKLAYGVETVEIHFNEPDFLALLTRHGLDPIETLTLDESVVSGVGSASRTYVCRKRTP; this is translated from the coding sequence ATGAAGCGACAGCTCAAGGCACTGGTCAACCGCTTTCCGCGCCTCAAGGCCGTGCTGCGTCGCCTGCTGCCATCGCGCGGTGTGTCCAGCCACTACGTCGAGCTCGGGGGTGCCGAAGCTGCACAGGAATCTTCGCGCCTGCGCGACGCCTGGCAGGACAACCATCTGCCTACGCGGCAACGTGAGCTCGTCGACCGCCAGCTCGCCGACTACCGGCGCGGCGCCGGGATCGATGTGTTCGATGTGCTCGTGAACGCCTTGCGCAAGCTGAACGGCCAGAGAACCCCCTTGAGGGTGCTCGAGATCGGCTGTTCCAGCGGGTACTACGGCGAGGTTCTTCAGATCGCCGGCGTGAACGCCAGCTACGAAGGTTGCGACTACTCTGACAGCTTCATCGCTTTGGCGCGGGAACGCTATCCGCAGTGGACATTCCAGGTGCAGGACGCCACAAAGCTGGATTACCCGGACCGCAGCTTTGATGTCGCGATATCCGGCTGCTGCCTTCTGCACATACCGGAATACGAGTCCGCCGTGGCAGAGACCGCGCGCGTGGCCGATCGTTACGCCATCTTTCACCGCACGCCGGTGCTGCTAGGCCAACCGAACAAGACCTTCCGCAAGCTGGCCTATGGTGTGGAAACCGTCGAAATCCACTTCAACGAACCGGACTTCCTCGCGCTGCTGACGCGCCATGGCCTCGACCCAATCGAGACCTTGACCCTGGACGAGAGCGTGGTGAGTGGCGTGGGCAGTGCCTCGCGCACCTATGTCTGTCGAAAACGGACCCCATGA
- a CDS encoding CgeB family protein, with protein MRILLLDTYYPRFLSALYEREQDLATKPFDMQRQVLLDQVFGTSDFYSRHLRAMGHDAQDLIVNCKPLQRAWAREHGARYSEMALRLPSRLLRLPGVGPWLSALPGLVEIAVAQIKAARPDVLYCQDLWFLTPQKLAELRPYVRLIVGQIASPLPPGPYLKGFDLITTSFPHFVPRLRAMGIASEYFRIGFDTRVLDKLGQVTPDVDASFVGGISRHHGKALPMLEALAQSTPIQFFGYGAGSLGRQSPIAARHRGEVWGLDMYRALARSRVTLNRHINVAENYANNMRLYEATGVGSLLITDRKDNLGELFEIGKEVVAYDSPEEAAELIRHYIAHPDEAQAIAKAGQARTLREHTYQQRMTELAPMLERHLAGRPS; from the coding sequence ATGCGCATTCTTCTTCTCGACACCTACTACCCGCGCTTCCTCTCTGCCCTCTACGAGCGTGAACAGGACCTGGCCACCAAGCCCTTTGACATGCAACGGCAGGTGCTGCTCGACCAGGTCTTTGGCACCTCCGACTTCTACTCCCGTCATCTGAGGGCGATGGGCCACGATGCGCAGGACCTCATCGTCAACTGCAAGCCGTTGCAACGCGCCTGGGCCAGGGAGCACGGCGCCCGCTACAGCGAGATGGCGTTGCGCCTGCCATCGCGCCTGCTGCGTCTGCCCGGCGTCGGGCCATGGCTGTCGGCGTTGCCCGGCCTGGTAGAGATCGCCGTTGCTCAAATCAAGGCTGCGCGACCCGACGTGTTGTACTGCCAGGACCTGTGGTTCCTCACGCCCCAGAAACTCGCCGAACTGCGACCGTATGTGCGACTCATCGTCGGCCAGATCGCCAGCCCCCTGCCGCCCGGGCCTTACCTGAAGGGCTTCGATCTCATCACCACCTCGTTCCCGCATTTCGTGCCACGTCTGCGGGCGATGGGGATTGCATCCGAGTATTTCCGCATCGGGTTCGACACCCGCGTGCTGGACAAACTCGGCCAGGTGACGCCCGATGTTGATGCCAGCTTTGTCGGTGGCATCAGCCGCCACCACGGCAAGGCGCTACCCATGCTGGAAGCGCTGGCGCAGAGCACGCCGATTCAATTTTTTGGCTACGGTGCCGGCAGCCTCGGTCGCCAGTCGCCGATCGCGGCCCGCCACCGAGGCGAAGTGTGGGGACTCGACATGTACCGAGCGTTGGCACGCAGCCGGGTCACGCTGAACCGCCACATCAACGTCGCGGAGAACTACGCCAACAACATGCGCCTGTACGAGGCAACGGGCGTCGGCTCTCTGTTGATCACCGATCGCAAGGACAACCTGGGCGAACTGTTCGAAATCGGCAAGGAAGTGGTCGCCTACGACAGTCCGGAAGAAGCTGCGGAGTTGATCCGCCACTACATCGCCCACCCGGACGAAGCGCAGGCGATCGCCAAGGCCGGTCAGGCCCGCACCCTTCGTGAACACACCTATCAGCAACGCATGACCGAGCTCGCGCCGATGCTCGAACGCCACCTGGCAGGACGCCCCTCATGA
- a CDS encoding ATP-binding cassette domain-containing protein — protein sequence MVRQVGRYIGFVARRFHAFYLVLALTITVLMLEYLATSLMIPLAPGQTAATSQVSVAWAKAANAMGLEPVARTWLWLFFVVMTARLVLGYVLAVLTTWLGKRVHETLSGKVFSHLLLLEPMGRVYTRSVGHYITLAGDDTFKSGTIVTSLLQSAVGCCTALVGMLVLYQFSQTVFLGVLTFLAVSFLLIGALMRRVLRVNAQAVQLSRELGTTFVEALNSLRSIRSLHGERFVIDTYAAQIHAYVRMLVQLDAIKTGVKTLPAVVLLAVAILVLRPGAQVSMSDATLFAGALIVIRVFASLGQMVTAGSQLLTDIRAVKDIGTLVEMAEESQAVQAFSAAASVRSVTLQDVSFGYGDRGRVLDRLNFRFETGHTYAIVGPSGAGKSTLADLLLGLSTPDGGSVLVNDNQLPLEAARSRFMLVEQQPKIFSTTVRENLLLGAEAGDEVLHTALDAVNLRDMVGALERGLDTRLSYLGENFSGGQRQRLGIARALVRQPDVLILDEATSALDPATRVAVVDKLRARMRDGIIIFITHDSEIAELADEVLVIGLPASSRAAPEDPTA from the coding sequence ATGGTCCGTCAAGTGGGGCGGTACATCGGCTTTGTGGCACGGCGATTCCACGCCTTCTATCTCGTGCTCGCGCTGACGATTACCGTGTTGATGCTGGAATATCTGGCCACGAGCCTGATGATTCCCCTGGCCCCCGGGCAGACAGCGGCAACGTCTCAGGTCTCCGTCGCATGGGCGAAAGCTGCCAATGCGATGGGGCTGGAACCCGTCGCACGCACCTGGTTGTGGCTTTTCTTTGTGGTCATGACCGCTCGGCTGGTGCTGGGCTATGTGTTGGCGGTGTTGACCACCTGGTTGGGCAAGCGCGTGCATGAAACCCTGAGCGGCAAGGTGTTCAGCCACCTGCTCCTGCTTGAACCCATGGGCCGTGTGTACACCCGCTCCGTCGGGCACTACATCACGCTGGCCGGCGACGACACCTTCAAGAGCGGCACCATCGTGACATCGCTGCTGCAGTCGGCCGTGGGGTGTTGCACGGCGCTCGTGGGCATGCTGGTGCTGTATCAGTTCTCGCAGACGGTGTTCCTGGGCGTACTCACGTTTTTGGCCGTGAGCTTCCTGCTGATCGGCGCGTTGATGCGCCGCGTGCTGCGCGTCAACGCCCAGGCCGTGCAGCTGTCGCGCGAACTCGGCACTACCTTTGTGGAAGCCCTCAACAGCTTGCGCTCCATCCGCTCGTTGCACGGTGAGCGCTTCGTGATCGACACCTACGCCGCGCAGATCCACGCCTACGTGCGCATGTTGGTGCAGCTGGACGCCATCAAGACCGGTGTGAAGACCCTTCCCGCCGTGGTGCTGCTAGCCGTGGCCATCCTGGTCCTGCGCCCCGGTGCGCAGGTCAGCATGTCTGACGCCACGCTGTTCGCCGGTGCGCTCATCGTGATCCGCGTTTTTGCCTCTCTGGGGCAGATGGTGACCGCCGGCTCCCAATTGCTGACCGATATCCGCGCCGTCAAGGACATCGGCACGCTCGTGGAAATGGCCGAAGAGTCGCAGGCGGTGCAAGCCTTTTCGGCGGCCGCGTCGGTGCGCTCGGTGACGCTGCAGGACGTGAGCTTTGGCTATGGTGACCGTGGCCGCGTGCTGGACCGGCTGAACTTCCGCTTCGAAACCGGCCACACCTACGCCATCGTCGGTCCGTCGGGAGCCGGCAAATCGACGCTGGCCGACCTGCTGCTGGGGCTGAGCACACCAGACGGCGGCAGCGTCCTCGTGAACGACAACCAGTTACCGCTCGAAGCCGCCCGTTCGCGCTTCATGCTCGTGGAGCAGCAGCCCAAGATCTTCTCCACTACTGTGCGCGAGAACCTTTTGCTCGGTGCCGAGGCGGGCGACGAGGTTCTGCACACCGCGCTGGATGCGGTCAACTTGCGCGACATGGTTGGTGCACTCGAGCGCGGTCTGGACACACGCCTGAGCTACCTGGGAGAAAACTTCTCCGGAGGCCAACGCCAGCGCCTGGGGATCGCGCGCGCGCTGGTGCGCCAGCCCGACGTGCTCATTCTCGATGAGGCCACCAGCGCCCTGGACCCGGCCACGCGCGTCGCGGTCGTCGACAAGCTGCGTGCTCGCATGCGCGACGGGATCATTATTTTCATCACACACGATTCGGAAATCGCCGAACTGGCCGATGAGGTCCTCGTCATCGGACTGCCGGCGTCAAGCCGCGCGGCCCCGGAAGATCCCACAGCATAG
- a CDS encoding FkbM family methyltransferase, with translation MSVMRTVRRLIPAFLKRALKQRTLPYRVSELVSSALPEVVCVDVGASFYPHVKWLTLLNAPHTRWLAVEPNQENLAYLKAWSWPSQVSACTTGLSREGGTQTLYITNVDTGSSLLPPEIPASMTHRVPHLDYFFPVTERRIETITLMQAIEGLPANAPTFVKLDTQGTELSILQGAQPVFDARRIVGVEMESTMLAQPIMKGSGKFWQACEYMEAQGFELLHVKPIQATKSGRSKADLNTYLNECDAVFALRQDVTEMLAVEFRVALFAFYLTNLLFEEALSLLERDHQIKTFLQQRGARVGDLIALLRSSTR, from the coding sequence ATGAGTGTGATGCGTACCGTGCGCCGGCTGATTCCTGCGTTTCTCAAACGCGCGTTGAAACAACGCACCTTGCCCTATCGGGTGTCTGAACTGGTCAGCTCGGCGTTGCCGGAAGTGGTGTGCGTGGACGTAGGAGCGTCGTTTTACCCCCATGTCAAATGGCTCACCCTGTTGAACGCCCCTCACACGCGCTGGCTGGCGGTGGAGCCGAATCAGGAAAACCTGGCCTATCTGAAAGCGTGGTCTTGGCCATCCCAAGTGTCGGCGTGTACCACCGGTCTCAGTCGCGAAGGTGGCACGCAGACGCTCTACATCACCAACGTCGACACCGGCAGCAGCCTGCTCCCGCCCGAGATTCCAGCGTCAATGACACACCGGGTGCCCCATCTCGACTACTTCTTCCCGGTGACGGAACGCCGCATCGAGACCATTACATTGATGCAGGCTATAGAGGGTCTGCCAGCTAACGCACCGACGTTCGTGAAACTCGACACCCAAGGCACGGAGCTGTCCATTCTTCAAGGGGCGCAACCGGTCTTTGATGCGAGAAGGATCGTTGGCGTCGAGATGGAATCGACCATGCTCGCACAGCCGATCATGAAGGGCTCGGGCAAGTTCTGGCAGGCCTGCGAGTACATGGAGGCACAGGGCTTTGAACTGCTGCACGTCAAGCCAATTCAAGCCACAAAGTCCGGGCGGAGCAAGGCGGATCTCAACACCTATCTGAACGAGTGCGACGCCGTTTTTGCGTTGCGCCAGGACGTGACAGAAATGCTGGCTGTGGAGTTCCGCGTGGCGCTGTTCGCCTTCTATCTGACCAACCTTCTGTTCGAAGAGGCGCTTTCGCTTCTGGAACGCGACCATCAGATCAAAACTTTCCTGCAGCAACGCGGCGCTCGCGTGGGCGATCTGATCGCCTTGCTGAGATCCTCCACCCGATGA